The Strix aluco isolate bStrAlu1 chromosome 34, bStrAlu1.hap1, whole genome shotgun sequence genomic interval tcttcccttgcccaTTGATGTTGTCACTGCATCTTAGAAGGCCACAAGGTAGGTCAGCCAAGGTGAAGCCATGCTGTCTCAAATGACTTCCCTGTCCTCTAAGAGCCTCaacacagcttctaggaggatctgttccatgatcttcccaggcacagaggtgaggctgacacagcccttgacacagtaagtctctgggtgcagggcaatgcagttgcaggtggtggagggatctggtgaagcTGGCACAGCCACCAGGAATCTCCCTGGTGTCTGTACTCCTACagacgtgctccagagcagggcttccctgctgcactgtcagagggacaggccatggcggctgccttctcccggggacggctgccgcgagtgcagccaggggtgcccagggctgtccttgagagcagggtccctgcagcccaggggctatGTGccggggcagggactctgccgcctgccaaggtcagcactcagcctgcccggggagctgcccagggtgctgtggggagaagctgtgtggggaaggagagacccccagcagggcagggtccttctgctgtggagagggtgctgcgtgggtcagggctgctcacagctccagatctCCACTGGACATTGGCAGAGGCAGCATTTCAAGAGGAAGTTCAAGGCAGGGATTACTATAAAGAGAAGGAGCTTTCTTGAGTCTCTGTTTACAATTTCCTGCTTTTTGAGAATTTGGGGGGAGAAGTGGAAAAGGAGTTCTCATGCTTGAAGAAGTCATTGAGAGTCCTGAGCTATAAGTCTGAGTGAGCAGTATGTTTGATAGCAGCCTCCTAAAGTGCCTTCAGCCACTCCCCTGCCTATGGCAGCACCAGCATCACCCATCAGGGTTGttctgacctgcccttttctacCTGCAAACAGGAATATGCACCcagccagtgccctgcaaacAGGCAGGTTTCTGTTAGGCCAAGGTGAATGCCCAGAGGTTGGGACGGGGTCTGTCCATGCTGACAGGGAAAGACCTGGCACAGGGAACCACCTTACAGGAGGAGAAACTCCAGACAGCAGGGACATGGTCAGGGAATGAGAGGAAATGCGAACAGAAACGTGGGAGGGAGAATTCAGAAATCTCCATATCATCGCCTCCAGTGCAGACCCCTTCCTCTGAGCAAgcccctttccttccttctctcccacccAGCAAAGCCTCTGCCCTCAGGGCAGTGGGGTCCAAGGCATGAACCTCCTCCTCTACAGCCCGGGCTGCGGCAGAGCCGTGGTGCAGCTCTCCAGCCCCGTGCCCGGTTCCCTCTGAAGATCacaggggctgggagcaggtgcCCGGCAACGTTGGTGTCTGGGAGGTGATGAGCACAGCTGGGGAAGGGTAACGCTGTCCTGaggctgcccctgccctggcctCTCTAAGCCAGACCCTCACTGTATTTAAACTTGTCTCTCCACTTCTctgtgttgttgctgttgttatttcaTTCTTGCTGTCAGGGATGGGAGTTTCAGCTGCAGGTCACACACTGATCTTGTGGGCCCTTTCACGCAGCTGTGTGCATGGGAACAAGTGTCCCAGCTTTCCCCTCACCTGTGGAGATCTGGTCAATACAATCTCTGGGGCTGGGGTGTGACCTAACTCTTACTTACTGAGGCACCACCATTAGGACACTTGGCTGTTCCCTTGAGGTGTCCTTCCAAGGTGTGAGCTGCCCTCAAGGATGCAAACCTATCTCAGAGCACCTCTGGTTTATCTTAAAGTCCCATAGAGAAGCGCAGAGATACTGGGACTGAGGAAATGCTGTTGGGTTGGTGAACTGAGCTGTGTGTGTCCTGGGCTAGAAGTGGGATGCTGAGACCTTGAGAAAGAGTGAGACACTGAGTGGTCTGCAGTGGATCCCTCTGCTCTTAGCAGTGTCTGGTGTCTTTTCAGAGATACATGGGAGGGAGACTGCCCTCCACCTCCGGAAGGTGCAAGCACAGGGCAGCTGGGAACAGGCTCAACCAGCTCCCTTCACTCTTCACTAGACCACAGGGAATCCTTTTGGTTCTCCGATCTCACAGCCATTGGGTCTGAGTGCAGCAGAATTTTTCAGGATTCCTGGTTTCAGAGAACAGTCAAACAGCATGATGGGGgaggtcagaaaaaaagattgcctAAATTACTTTCTGCCACCCATATTCCTTAGAACTAGGAGTGCGGATTATGACAAAGCCTTCTAAATGAGGAGTGATTTCATCTGACTAATTTTAAATACCAAATCtagtccctcctccccctgccacaTTCCCACATACCCACTGCAGTGGGGCAGGGCTGCCTTCTCCAGAACCCATGGGCAGAGGCCCTGCCCATCACAACATGAAATCACAACACTGGCTTCAGAAAGTGAAGCTCAAGTCAGGAGACTGAATGAATGGTTCACCCAGAGGCAAAAAAAACAGTTGTGTGTGGGGTAGGGGGAGGGTCTATAAAGAAATGGCACAGGTTTTGCTCAGAGAACTCTCTTCCCACTTACCACTGGCTTTTCTTCCTGTAACAGTCCTCCAGATCCAGAGGCAGCAAATGTCCAACaccagctccatcactgagttcctcctcctggcatttgcagacacacgggagctgcagctcttgcacttctggctcttcctgggcatctacctggctgccctcctgggcaacggcctcatcatcaccgccatcgcctgtgaccaccacctgcacacccccatgtacttcttccttctcaacctctccctcctcgacctgggctccatctccaccactctccccaaagccatggacaattcctTCTGGGACACCAGGTACATTTCCTACTTGGGATGTGCTGCACAggtcttcttcttctttttctctgcttcaggaGAGTATTTCCTtctcaccatcatgtcctacgaccgctacgttgccatctgcaaacccctgcactacgggaccctcctgggcagcagagcttgtgtccacatggcagcagctgcctggggtactgggtttctctgggctgtgctgcacacagccaacacattttcactaccactctgccaaggcaatgtcctggaccagtttttctgtgaaatcccccagatcctcaaacTGTCCTGCTCACCCTCCTACCTCAGCGAAATTTGGCTTATCGTGGTTAGTGTCTGTTTACTTTTtggctgttttgttttcattgtggtgtcctatgtgcagatcttgagggctgtgctgaggatcccctctgagcagggacggcacaaagccttttccacgtgcctccctcacctggctgtggtctccctgaTTGTTGGCACTTCATTCTTTGCCCACCTGAAGCCTCCCTCCATCATGTCCCCATCTCTGAACGTGGTTGTTGCAGTTCTGTACTCAGTGGTACCTCCAGCAGtaaaccccctcatctacagcattaGGAACCAGGAACTCAAGGATTCCCTGAGGAAAgtgatttgctgtttttcagcagcCATATACTGTCAGCCATTCTCTGCAAATGACTCCCAGTATAAATCATGACAGcccaagcatttttttccttctttatataattattttttcctttttccatttgtgATGATGTGGTCTCCAAAGACGTTCAATTATTTATTCCCTCCTACATTAGTATCCACCCATCTTGTGTGACTCAGGGACTTTGTCTAAAGGAGAAATCAGGCAGTCtgtgtctttaagaaaaataaatgaatgcatgaCTTATTTGTCTTACATCCATCCTTACCAGGGCAGGAATAAACGGGGAATGAAAATACCTTTCTAGCTGCACCAGCTGTGGGGTCTTCTGCTGGTCTGGGAAGAGGGGGTGGCATAGAGGGGCTGCAGAATCCTCAGGatctgctggagaggagagcaggacATGCAGGGTGCCCCTGACATCCTTCCCCTTGTGCCATGGGTGCCTCCCATCTCTGGGGCTGACCCCTCTCTGCccccgaggagctgctgtgcccttcagaggggctgaggctgtgagttgagtgcccagagcaccctgcagtGGGCACTGCCTTGGGACCAGCCCagactgggctgtgctggggagagaggtggagagagggcaggggaggtggtagagcttggagggagctgggctgggatggACAATACCGGGCAGAGAAACCATCAGCATATAACTCTCACTGAGTGACCACCCCCAGGGTGAGGACTCTGACCAGGGCATTtgtggtgcagagccagggcttgtCAAAGGGATTGAAGACATGCaggtgcaggagagaagaggctggtcTGTGCCCTTGGTGACATGGACAGACCAGGAAGGTGGCCCAGGGCCTTCACTACCGCCCTACATCTCTCATTGGGCATTTCCTGCACTGGCTGCTCACCCCAGGCTTATGGGTGAGTCTTTCTGCGAGaccatctccatcctcctgctggtCTCAGTGCCTGGATGGGGGGAACGGCCAGCCGTGCCTGGTATCTCTCCTGGCCCAGACCCCAGCAGACCCTGGGGCAAGGCTGTCTGCAAAGACCAGCATGGGACACAACTGGTTCTGGGCAGGGGTCAGATGATGGGGGAGCTTCCAAAGCAGCATGGCCATGGGGAGAAGGGGCAATGAAGTTTGTCTGGGGGATTGAGCCTGTGAACCTTTCAACTATCACAAATCAAATGAAAGAGGTGATTGAGAAAATAGAGCACAGATTTGCCAAGGGCAAATCATGACAATGTAACCTGATCACCTTCTCCAACAACAACATACATCTTCTGTTAGCatgaggagagcagtggatgttgtttacttggacttcagcaaagcattcTACACTGATTCCTACAGTCTTTTCCTGGACAAATGGACAATATACAGATCGGAGGAGTCTCTGTGAGGTGGGTAGGAAATTGGTTAACAGGCTGCACTCAGTGGTGATCAATGCCTTTTACTCAGGCTGGAAGCCTGTGACAAGCTGGATCCCCCAGGAAATGATTCTGGGCCCGacgctgttcaacatcttcctaAATTACCTGGATGACAGGGTTGAAATAACCCTCACAATGTTTTCTGACAACACCACATGGGGTGGTGAGGTAGACATGTCAAAAGGAAGAGCTCCTtcacagagagacctggacagtcTGGAAGAATGGGAAGGTCAGAAAGTAATCATTAGCCTCTACTCACATGTCTTAGATCTCCTCTGGAGCtgggggcccagccccagcaggcagaagggattcaggAGCCAAGGGCCCAGCTGCCCCATGGAGGAGCAGCCTCAGTGCCCCTTGGGGCTGCCCCTCGCTGTCTCAGCAggcactgcctctctgctgcctgtgagctggggctgctgcttccctggagcCATGAccaaggacagcagcaggacgTGGCCTTTTCAGTGCTGGGCTCTCCTCACTTCCACACTGTCCTGCTGTGCCCTTGCATTTGTGTCACTGCCAAACTCTTCTGTAGCTTTGAACAGTCTCACTGTGTCCACAGCGGCACCCCTGtgactgcaggcaggagcaggccatgtgAACCACGGTGTCAGAGCTGGCCTCCATGCCAGCACCACCATGTCCCAGGCAGATCTGTTAGGGACCAAGACCTCCCTCCCTCGTTACACATGTCCATGCAGGCAGCAACTGCTCATTGATTTATCTGCCTGGCACTGTCCCACCTGCAGTGAGGCTGATGGCAGATGCCATCCTGGAGATGAAtcaggagctgccaggagagctcaGGGGATCTCCAGGGACAGTCTGTGAGTCTGGGGGGGCAGTGAGTGGCACCTCAAAAACTGGGTGACTACCCAAGTTGGATTGTCCTGGAGGAAGAGGTGAACCTGAGGTCACTTTGGTTTAATGAAGGCCTTGGAGTGCCAGGAGAGGCTGTGAGGAGGCAACAGGCAAAGGGCCACAAGACTGGAGAGTGGTTCAGGACACCCTCATAGAAAGCCCATGGGCTGGATCTACATGTCCCTTGCCTTCTGTACCATTGGAGACACCCCATGGTCCTGCCCAGCCCTATCCTCGGCCCTTGAGCCACCCAGGGAAGATGGAAAGGGCCTCAGCAGCAGTGAACCCCATCTGGCTGGCTCGGCTCCCCACCTGCAACAGCGTGGCCAGTACAGATTCACCCCATGTCCCGAGGGCACCAGAGTCCCCTTGAtcagcagagcagcactgccagcttggGGCCCTGCAGGGAGTATGGGGAGGAAGCCAGGAGTGGCTGGGCAGGCCAGCACGGACACACTCATGTGGGGAAAGCCTCTCTGGGAAGCAGGTATGTCACTGGAGAAGAGCAAGGGAGCATTTCTGTGCCTGCAGGGAGGAatccatgaaaaagagaaacctctttctgCAGGCACCAATTCAGGGCAAGCTCTTCTTTCACCTGGCCAGTACTTTTGTGCTGGCCTGTGGAGAGGGGCTGAGAGTGAGGGGGCACAGTCAGTCTGTGGTACCTGGGTCTTGCTTCTCCTGGACCTGAGACCAGGAGTCCTGAAGTTTCACTGACCTCCATTTCCTCATGCCATGTGAGCCTCCATCCCTGGGGCTGATGAGGACTCTGagacccctctctgccccccagcAGTTGCTGTGCCCatcagaggggctggggctgtggagTGAATGCCCAAAGCTCTGCAGCACCCGGCAGCCCAGACTGGGCTCCTCTGTGGGGCTGATGGGAAgcgggcaggggagaggggaaaagctggggaggggctggtCTGGGCTGGAAAGTGCCCAGGAGAGAACAGCACCAATGTTAGCTGAGGTGTGTGACCATGCAGGGAGAGAACACACTCCAGTGGGTGTGTGGTGCAGAACCAGATATCATGGAAGGcaagtggaggagagaggaagctgGTCTGTGCCCTTGGTTGCAGTGACAGACAGATAATGTGTGCATTTATCATCTGCCAGCCGCTCCCATCGGCCATTTCCAGCACTCACCCCAGTTTATGGGTAGTTTTGCCCTGTGCCGATCTCCTTCTTCCTGCTAGTCTTAGTGTCTGTGTTGGGGgaggagccagccctgcccaagCCTCTCTTCTTGCCCAGACCTTGGCAgaccccagagcagggctgtctgGGAACCCTTGTGTGGGACACGGCTGGGGCTTGGCTGTGGCTGGGCTGTGGGGGCCTGCAAAAGCAGGACAGCAGGTGGGGATGGACGTTGAGGTCTGGTATGGGGGGGTTGGCAGGGCACATTTCCCCACCCCAAACACACCCTGTCCTGGACAGTGTCTGATGAGGGGGCCGTGGGGGCATGTGttgggcagtggggctgcactGGTGCAGTGGTGGGTCACAGGTGGGGGCCACGACACAGAGACcaggaggtggaagcaaggacaggctaTGAAGGAGGAATTTAGAAATATGACCTGAGCTGAGGACATGtgtttaggaaagccaaagctcccctggagctgaggggggctgcaggcaacatccagagcaaaatgaagagCTTCAGTCACTGCGTTTGCAGTAAAAGGCTGAACAAGGCCCATGCCagttgctgctgaatggggagggggtttcacagcagcagagacagatgggGATGAGGGACTCAACGGCGCCTTTGCTTTAGTCTTTCCTGAAAAGTTCTCCCAGGcctctgctcagggaaagggctcCTACTGACaggcttcttcagcctggagaagggatggctgAGGGGCACCGCACAGCCAGGGGGGCCTcccctttttccccatgaggctagccaagcattggaacaagcgTTGGTCCCCCTGAGAGATTGTGAAGTCCTCCatccttgcaggttttcaagacccagatgGACCAAGCCCTGAGAAGCCAAGTCTCACCATAtacctgaccctgctttgagcagagggtttTCCCACAGACCTCCCAAGGTCTATGCTGAGCCTCAATGATCTTATTATCCTACGATGTCCCATCCGGTATCTGATAAGCCAATGAGAGAGCAGATGTTTATGGGGCACAGATCCCCCAGTGTTTTATGTGACCAGCTAAGACAAGTCAGGTGAACATCTCCTCCACTGCACTGACTGCAAGGGGAGCCTGGGGGCACTGCCTCAGACAGCTCTACATTACCCCTGCACCTCACTGCATCCAGCTTTAACACCCCCAAAGGCCATGGTCTGCACCCTGAAGATCCCACTCATAGGTTTGGGGAATCAGAGAAGGTGAATGCCACCTGTGACTGAAATACATCCCCACTGTTCATTTACAGCAAGGAGTTTCTCCTTCTGGTGCATTCCCATGCCACGTGGACTCCACCTGGGATTTGTCTCCCCTTGTTTTAGACAACGGCTCATTGAGTGTCTGTCCACTGTTGCTCTTACAGGATCTTCTTGAACTTGACAGCGGGTCTTCAACCTCCTGCACTGTAATTCATCCTCACAGAATTTTAAATCACTTGGTTCCTTCATTGTCTGGGCCTCCAGGCACCTGCTCAGCCCTCACACAGCCTGGGTGTTGGCTCACTCCTGGGCACTTCTTTCCAGGTGAGCCCCCTCCAAGTTGCAGTCCCAGGGGTGGttctgaggggagatgctgcttggtgtcaggtctgctccagagcagacagggctgagcagggtgtcCATGAGCGTGTGTAAAGGGAACAAgattttagaaaactctttttcttttaggatATTGTTAagagcaggaataattaataaatagatattgttttataggtttaattaatagtaTACAGGTGCTCTaagaacaatactgacagttcaatgcaagTACTACGCATTTGTCCCTGTACAGCCCCCAGAATggctggcttaaaacccagtcaagctgaaTTACCAAAAATCAATCTTAAGTATTAAGTTTAAGACAtaacaaaatataagaaataagtgatttacatagggtaagcaatttagaaaggctaggtaattaaaagctagacatagattaagtatatgttaagtagaacattttgagtcttttctcagaagtctaaaggtgaattatgatgaagattgctCAAGAAGGTATGTAACTgtgatgaccaaagactgcatcagtgagcagtaGCATCAGAAGGAGAATTGGAACGGAACGATGGCAACtagtcgaaactgtggaatataatggacttctGAAGTTGATGaagaattaagagctgaaagttcctgggaaatcaccaaagactctttgtattgtatgatGTTATGTAGAATCACATATATAGAGGGCGGTTTTTGTTTGCCGCTGCCATTCACTGGGGTGATGGCCCAACACTTGAGTTGTGAATAAAGCAgactagagatacccacagtctgacAAAATTCTTTAACATGGGTGAGGCAGGTGGAAAAGGCCCACCTGGGTTCTGATTCTGGGGGGACCCTTGTTACTGTGACCTGACCAACCATGGCAGACAGAAGGGCAGACAGGGTTCATGGCCACCATGCTCAGGATTAGCCCTGAGATGGGTGAAAAACCTTTTCCTTATCTCCAGGTTGAACATCCCCTCTTAAACACAACACTCATCTGCCAtcctctgaacatgcaccatggtgcagagcctagttctctattctttgtggcctcctcataggtgctgccaggctgcactgaggtgcccctcagccctcccttctccaggctgcacaacaccagctccctcagcctctcctcacaggaaaagTGTTCCAGGCCTGGCCTCTCTTGGGGGCCATTCACCAAACCCCCTCCAGCTTGCCAACATCATTCTTGTCCTGGGGGTCTGAAATGCGGACGcagtaacctggacaatgccctctcttgatcttctggccgcactcctggccatcaagccgtgggggcagctggcctcccttgctgccagggcacatggCTGCCTCCTGCTCAACCCACCCAGACCTTTCCcacggggcttctcccagccaggcagcccccagcctgtgccattgccagggTGAAGTTGTCttaaggcctcatctacttcctcttcatgATCAGGAGGTCTGGACCAGACATCCGCCCACCACCATTTTGCCCATgattttgtttcacagaatcacagaatcaactagattggaaaggaccttgaagatcatctagtccaaccattaacctaacactgacagttcccatctacaccatatctctcagccctatgtcgaccctactcttaagcacctccagggatggggactccaccacctccctgggcagcccattccaacgcctaacaatcggttctgtaaagaaatac includes:
- the LOC141917148 gene encoding olfactory receptor 14A16-like, with amino-acid sequence MAQVLLRELSSHLPLAFLPVTVLQIQRQQMSNTSSITEFLLLAFADTRELQLLHFWLFLGIYLAALLGNGLIITAIACDHHLHTPMYFFLLNLSLLDLGSISTTLPKAMDNSFWDTRYISYLGCAAQVFFFFFSASGEYFLLTIMSYDRYVAICKPLHYGTLLGSRACVHMAAAAWGTGFLWAVLHTANTFSLPLCQGNVLDQFFCEIPQILKLSCSPSYLSEIWLIVVSVCLLFGCFVFIVVSYVQILRAVLRIPSEQGRHKAFSTCLPHLAVVSLIVGTSFFAHLKPPSIMSPSLNVVVAVLYSVVPPAVNPLIYSIRNQELKDSLRKVICCFSAAIYCQPFSANDSQYKS